A single window of Deinococcus misasensis DSM 22328 DNA harbors:
- a CDS encoding TnsA-like heteromeric transposase endonuclease subunit produces MEQEIPPENFVLSYLSSESLQIETITAFDLADLSTARMKPVRIPRNFRGQKHKLGYYWFSKSRIHIKYESRLELFAYQLLDFDPNVRKILPQPLVINFFDGDREYHHIPDILCERKDLPNLLIDVKPKKFVTTERNQIAFKFTEMTCSYAGWDYEVWSEPRRSLYYNLRLLASYRRPPIYCDLITPKLVSHCQEQARSIEDLIGAFDKPYFARPVLFHLLWKQILTINLQDPIQDTSIVSYSRHDLHG; encoded by the coding sequence ATGGAACAGGAGATTCCCCCAGAAAATTTTGTTCTCAGCTACCTCAGTTCAGAATCACTCCAAATAGAAACAATCACAGCCTTTGATCTGGCAGATCTCAGCACTGCCAGGATGAAACCGGTGCGCATACCAAGAAACTTCAGAGGCCAAAAACATAAATTAGGATATTATTGGTTTTCGAAGTCTCGAATTCACATAAAATATGAAAGCCGACTAGAGTTGTTTGCTTATCAGTTATTAGATTTTGACCCTAATGTCAGAAAAATCTTACCACAACCCTTGGTAATTAATTTCTTTGACGGTGATCGCGAATACCACCATATACCAGATATTCTTTGTGAGCGTAAAGATTTACCTAATTTGCTTATCGATGTAAAGCCCAAAAAATTCGTCACCACAGAAAGAAATCAAATAGCATTCAAGTTCACCGAAATGACCTGTTCTTATGCTGGATGGGATTATGAAGTCTGGAGTGAACCTCGACGAAGTCTCTATTACAATCTCCGACTCCTAGCCAGTTACCGACGCCCGCCCATTTATTGTGATCTGATCACACCTAAATTGGTCAGCCACTGCCAAGAACAAGCAAGATCGATTGAGGACTTGATCGGCGCCTTTGACAAACCATACTTTGCTCGGCCAGTTTTGTTTCATCTACTCTGGAAACAAATATTAACTATAAACCTACAAGACCCCATCCAGGACACCAGCATTGTTTCTTACAGTAGGCACGATCTTCATGGATAG
- a CDS encoding helix-turn-helix domain-containing protein: MRPLHSQELGKEEKQKSRPAHDKQHAYEGVQFAPQARNHTGVQHDDFLTIVRRRIKRLRLERQLRQEDMAEKLNWNLRYYQRFESQNAGESFNPKIRMFLQVAEALGITIDTLFAVSEENSPEVESTPQRVSKKLSRRKSPDGHH, translated from the coding sequence ATGAGACCACTGCACAGTCAAGAGCTGGGTAAAGAAGAAAAACAAAAAAGTCGTCCTGCACATGACAAACAACACGCCTATGAAGGCGTTCAATTTGCACCCCAGGCCCGAAATCATACTGGGGTGCAGCACGACGACTTTCTGACCATCGTTCGGAGGCGGATCAAGCGCCTCCGCCTGGAGCGCCAGCTCCGACAGGAAGACATGGCTGAAAAACTCAACTGGAACCTCCGGTACTACCAACGGTTCGAAAGTCAAAATGCTGGAGAATCTTTCAACCCTAAAATTCGCATGTTCCTGCAGGTGGCAGAGGCTCTGGGAATCACCATTGACACTCTCTTCGCTGTCTCAGAGGAAAATTCTCCTGAGGTTGAATCCACCCCTCAGAGAGTCTCCAAGAAGCTTTCCCGTCGAAAGTCTCCCGATGGTCATCATTAA
- a CDS encoding transposase, with protein sequence MKAVQQNILQQLFKAYSRKKGRKPSLDVVVDLTTLRKEGQFKGLPVSCLNGKYGLHLVVVYLLIGNARFPWSFAIWKGKGMASESKLAVAMIKSLCRRLQGRFQIKVMADSGFDNQYFLRPLSQLGLTVLVATKGDRKVGEKKVKELFYNGSWVKLNTPELQVTVAWFERRYPTGKTERRYVLCNQPVSARTLIQWGRRRWAIETFFKTAKGRFGLDQFGQRTLRGLIRFLFLSLLAWILSFLVSEQPEQLEDWGDRAVRVTRVLLHWVLVAEFLMLQDQLFSPSRLYVLSVAG encoded by the coding sequence ATGAAAGCCGTCCAGCAAAACATTCTGCAGCAACTCTTCAAAGCCTACAGTCGCAAAAAAGGCCGGAAGCCCAGCCTGGATGTGGTGGTGGATCTGACCACGCTGAGAAAAGAAGGCCAATTTAAAGGGCTACCCGTCTCTTGCTTGAATGGCAAGTATGGCTTGCACCTGGTGGTGGTCTACTTACTGATCGGCAACGCTAGATTTCCTTGGTCTTTTGCCATCTGGAAAGGCAAAGGGATGGCCAGTGAAAGCAAGCTAGCGGTGGCCATGATCAAGTCTCTGTGCCGTCGACTTCAGGGCCGCTTTCAGATCAAAGTAATGGCTGACAGTGGTTTTGACAACCAGTATTTCCTGCGTCCCCTGTCACAACTGGGTTTGACCGTACTGGTGGCCACCAAAGGGGACCGTAAAGTGGGCGAAAAGAAGGTCAAGGAGCTGTTCTACAACGGGAGTTGGGTCAAGCTGAACACCCCAGAATTGCAGGTGACCGTGGCGTGGTTCGAGCGGCGTTATCCCACGGGAAAAACCGAAAGGCGCTATGTGCTGTGCAATCAGCCCGTGTCGGCCAGGACGCTGATTCAGTGGGGTCGTCGGAGGTGGGCCATTGAAACGTTCTTCAAAACGGCCAAAGGCCGCTTTGGACTGGATCAGTTTGGCCAACGGACCTTGCGGGGTCTGATTCGCTTCTTGTTTTTGTCTTTGCTGGCCTGGATCCTCAGTTTTCTGGTGTCTGAGCAGCCAGAACAGCTGGAGGACTGGGGTGACCGGGCAGTACGGGTGACCAGAGTGCTGTTGCACTGGGTGCTGGTCGCAGAGTTCCTGATGCTGCAAGACCAGCTATTTTCGCCCTCCAGGTTGTATGTTCTTTCAGTCGCTGGATAA
- a CDS encoding MerR family transcriptional regulator has translation MTQEQKYTISQVAAQLETSKSKIRYYIEVGLVEPKVSAANKYRIFDENDIFIIRLIIELRYLEIPIEKIKMIIDNPNESFVDAILYQHLRLLKQRRTDLEYKIDILTKICIPRQ, from the coding sequence ATGACACAAGAACAGAAATACACCATCAGCCAGGTTGCTGCTCAACTTGAGACTAGCAAAAGCAAAATTCGATATTATATTGAAGTAGGTTTAGTCGAACCTAAGGTTTCTGCTGCAAACAAGTATCGAATTTTCGACGAAAATGATATTTTTATTATTAGATTAATCATCGAATTGAGATATCTGGAAATACCTATAGAAAAAATAAAAATGATAATTGATAATCCAAACGAATCATTTGTAGATGCAATATTGTATCAGCATTTACGCCTGTTAAAACAAAGGCGCACGGACTTGGAATACAAGATCGACATTTTGACAAAGATATGCATTCCCAGACAATGA